The DNA sequence ACAATCTTGAGGATCTGGGTCCTATCGGGGAGGTTCCGGGTGCTGATTCTGGGCGGAGGAGGAAGAGGCTCCGGACTGTTGGGTCGAAACCTCCTAGGGCTGAAAATTATGAAGCTGGCTCTGGGTCCGGGGCTGGCAAAGGGaaagcagttgatgtggatagtCCGGATAAAGATGGTCCGGCGCTGGAGGAGAAGGTTGCTCGCTTCATGGCTGGGATTCCGAGTCAAGCTCAGTGGAGTAAGATGAATGAGTCCGGATTTGATGCCACTATGAAGGAGTGTTCCCGGCTCTGGGGTCAGGTATTTTCTTTCATTTCTTGCTTCTTGTTTATTGTGTTattttgacttagaatatttttctaagtttatATGTCTTTTGTAGCTTGGTGGATATATGGCCGGATCCGCCTCTCTTGCTTACAATGAGATTAAAGGTTTCCGGAGCTCTGTTGCTGATAAGGATGCTGGGATTAGTCGGCTCCGGGACCAAATCATTGAGAAGGATAACTCTTTGTCCGGGTTGAACAAGAATCTGAATGAAGTGACTATCCGGGCTGATAACGCGGAGAGGGAGGTTTCTGGTTTAAAATCCGAATTGGCAGAGCTTCGGAGGCAAATGTCTGTTGTTCGTCCGGAGGCTGAGGTTATCGATGAGTTTAAAAGATCTGAGGAGTACGATAGGGCCCTTGCCAATGCTGGTGCTCCGGAGATAGCTCGCTGCTGGCTGGTTGCTGAGCGA is a window from the Apium graveolens cultivar Ventura chromosome 1, ASM990537v1, whole genome shotgun sequence genome containing:
- the LOC141709193 gene encoding uncharacterized protein LOC141709193, whose protein sequence is MSSSAYSDALKGLGKAFKLPKKNAVGGSGSNASAEEGSQSNAVPNPEPEAHVNQSTPEHNVELDMGNEFDNLEDLGPIGEVPGADSGRRRKRLRTVGSKPPRAENYEAGSGSGAGKGKAVDVDSPDKDGPALEEKVARFMAGIPSQAQWSKMNESGFDATMKECSRLWGQLGGYMAGSASLAYNEIKGFRSSVADKDAGISRLRDQIIEKDNSLSGLNKNLNEVTIRADNAEREVSGLKSELAELRRQMSVVRPEAEVIDEFKRSEEYDRALANAGAPEIARCWLVAERHIKTNPEADWDSFVSEFIKAKEDIELRLGEPEPFDGPCPSFIPPSAPDA